From Candidatus Eisenbacteria bacterium, the proteins below share one genomic window:
- a CDS encoding HU family DNA-binding protein, whose product MTKADIVDQIAERTGLTKKDVAETVDSFLNAVARALSNGHHIEIRGFGTFRVKDRKSRIARNPRTGEAVPVPPRKVPVFKVSKELKDMVSQG is encoded by the coding sequence ATGACCAAAGCCGACATTGTGGATCAGATTGCGGAGCGGACCGGTCTCACCAAGAAGGACGTCGCCGAGACCGTCGACTCGTTTCTGAACGCCGTCGCCCGCGCCCTTTCCAATGGCCACCACATCGAGATTCGTGGGTTCGGGACTTTCCGAGTGAAGGATCGCAAGTCACGAATCGCTCGTAACCCGCGCACCGGCGAAGCCGTTCCCGTCCCGCCCCGCAAAGTGCCGGTGTTCAAGGTGTCGAAAGAGTTGAAGGACATGGTCTCGCAGGGCTGA